A window of Ranitomeya variabilis isolate aRanVar5 chromosome 2, aRanVar5.hap1, whole genome shotgun sequence contains these coding sequences:
- the LOC143805133 gene encoding uncharacterized protein LOC143805133, which translates to MAVSSLQYTMGISSGFKVYILEGQHSSRNVDRYRPLSNHGIPIYPIKRKLSPDPLQPQKRLCTSNHQNRNNSSHSPLNMKCAGKQPLAAEATSPKVFASHMDLQNVLKRLIPERRLSERKETKEIEEDQPLALVKKMETSKDKPLVSPAMLQQMRPSVITCISRPKTSPPPENKTGLLRDSHTQWSPRTCSPDVEEHFQRSLKSCTPQPSACSPPCHSSYTSVEEHFSKALGSRWLLIRAAADSPSSQQKPTRR; encoded by the exons ATGGCCGTGTCCAGCCTGCAGTACACGATGGGAATCTCCAGCGGGTTCAAAGTCTACATCCTAGAAG GGCAGCACAGTTCACGCAACGTGGACCGGTACCGTCCATTGTCTAACCACGGAATACCAATATATCCCATCAAACGGAAACTGAGTCCAGATCCTCTGCAACCTCAGAAGAGACTCTGTACCTCCAACCACCAGAACAG GAACAATTCTTCCCATTCACCACTTAACATGAAGTGTGCAGGAAAACAACCTTTAGCTGCTGAGGCCACCAGTCCTAAAGTTTTTGCTTCTCACATGGACTTGCAAAATGTCCTGAAAAGGTTAATACCTGAGCGGAGACTCTCGGAAAGGAAGGAGACTAAAGAAATTGAAGAAGACCAACCTCTAGCCTTGGTCAAAAAGATGGAGACGTCAAAGGACAAACCTCTGGTGTCCCCGGCCATGCTACAACAG ATGAGACCTTCGGTAATCACCTGCATCTCAAGACCCAAAACAAGTCCACCTCCAGAAAACAAGACAGGTCTTCTCCGAGACTCTCATACTCAAT GGTCACCCAGAACCTGTTCTCCGGATGTAGAAGAACATTTCCAAAGAAGCCTAAAATCCTGCACCCCCCAACCTAGTGCCTGCTCCCCTCCATGCCATTCCTCCTACACTTCAGTAGAAGAGCATTTCTCAAAAGCCTTAGGCTCACGATGGCTCCTAATCCGAGCGGCAGCAGACTCCCCATCCTCTCAACAAAAGCCCACCAGACGTTAG